Proteins encoded together in one Janthinobacterium tructae window:
- a CDS encoding LLM class flavin-dependent oxidoreductase — MAIDFFWRIPTHGEPSSHRARTPFRGDWFPGNDNLRQAGLGGGGADGFTYIDYLAEIARAAELSGFQGGLIPSFPMTDEPWAISALLARETSTFRFMIPFQPGFLNPVVAARMTASLQRATGGRALYNVITGGGGPAQLWWGDSAGHDDRYTRTTEFLDVVRGVWRGGPFSYQGKFYQVEDAGLATPLSEQDFPEIYFSGSSDAALGSASKHADYYLTWLEPFEQLREKFARVHEKTALLGRKIKCAVRVDIVARATEEEAWDEVRKGFDAVDAATLRQFLGADGGDSVGAARQRGNRPTTLNSYKDLITAPNIWSGFNLLRGGQTQGIVGSYQQVAERLDELVQLGADAFILASTPHLEEAYRVGEEVLPLVRGHGAALLRAA; from the coding sequence ATGGCAATCGATTTTTTCTGGCGCATCCCCACACATGGCGAACCGAGTTCGCACCGCGCCCGCACGCCGTTTCGCGGCGACTGGTTTCCCGGCAATGACAACCTGCGCCAGGCGGGCCTCGGTGGCGGCGGCGCCGACGGTTTTACCTACATCGACTACCTGGCGGAAATCGCCCGCGCGGCCGAGCTATCGGGCTTCCAGGGCGGCTTGATCCCGTCCTTTCCCATGACGGATGAACCGTGGGCCATTTCCGCGCTGCTGGCGCGCGAGACGAGCACCTTTCGCTTCATGATCCCGTTCCAGCCCGGCTTTTTGAACCCCGTGGTGGCGGCGCGCATGACGGCCAGCCTGCAGCGGGCCACAGGCGGCCGGGCCCTGTACAACGTCATCACGGGCGGTGGCGGCCCGGCGCAGCTGTGGTGGGGCGATTCGGCCGGGCACGACGACCGCTACACGCGCACGACGGAATTTCTCGATGTGGTGCGCGGCGTGTGGCGCGGCGGGCCATTTTCCTACCAGGGCAAGTTCTACCAGGTGGAAGACGCGGGCCTGGCAACGCCCCTGTCGGAACAGGACTTCCCCGAAATTTACTTTTCCGGCTCGTCCGATGCGGCCCTCGGTTCCGCCTCGAAGCACGCCGATTACTACCTGACGTGGCTGGAACCGTTCGAGCAGCTGCGCGAGAAATTCGCCCGCGTGCATGAAAAGACGGCGCTCCTGGGGCGCAAGATCAAGTGCGCCGTGCGCGTCGACATCGTGGCCCGCGCCACGGAAGAAGAGGCGTGGGACGAGGTGCGCAAGGGCTTTGACGCCGTCGATGCCGCCACCCTGCGCCAGTTCCTCGGCGCCGATGGCGGCGATTCCGTGGGCGCGGCGCGCCAGCGGGGCAACCGTCCGACCACCCTGAACAGCTACAAGGACTTGATCACGGCGCCGAATATCTGGTCCGGCTTCAACCTGCTGCGCGGCGGGCAGACGCAGGGTATCGTCGGCAGCTACCAGCAGGTGGCCGAACGCCTCGACGAACTGGTGCAACTGGGCGCCGACGCCTTTATCCTCGCCAGCACGCCGCACCTGGAAGAAGCGTATCGGGTGGGTGAAGAAGTGCTGCCGCTGGTGCGTGGCCATGGTGCCGCCTTGCTGCGCGCCGCCTGA
- a CDS encoding ABC transporter substrate-binding protein has translation MSLKFLRLTWRKVLATAMAASLLAPAIAAAADPLPAAVRIAVVARTAPSGKTVFAGSAAQVAAQGWLAAELGKLGVKLEWVPVTTNSVATQVNEAFANHSIDLAQYGDLPSIIANASGLQTRLILPGGSANNTYLVVPNGSTAHSIKDLKGKKIALHRGRPWEYPFARLLEANGMSLRDVKILNLNPQAGAAAVATGGADAFFTLSDAFLLEDKKVGKIIWASKAPPQDWKMRAELWADSGFLQRWPQLAQLVVTAYVREHHRAAGAGGEDEYVRTEAAAGQVESVVRRELAGDHTPWQARWSPLFTASLRQHYVGEAAYAKSAGLIARPLQVDSLFAPQFVNQALAQLKLQTYWTP, from the coding sequence ATGTCATTGAAATTCTTACGTTTGACCTGGCGCAAGGTACTCGCCACCGCCATGGCGGCCAGCCTGCTGGCGCCCGCCATCGCGGCGGCAGCCGATCCCTTGCCGGCCGCCGTGCGCATCGCCGTCGTGGCGCGCACGGCACCGTCCGGCAAGACCGTGTTTGCAGGTTCGGCCGCCCAGGTGGCCGCGCAGGGCTGGCTGGCGGCCGAACTGGGCAAGCTGGGCGTGAAGCTGGAATGGGTGCCCGTCACCACCAACTCCGTGGCGACGCAAGTCAACGAGGCGTTTGCCAACCACTCGATCGACCTGGCCCAGTATGGCGATTTGCCGTCGATAATCGCCAATGCCTCGGGCTTGCAGACGCGGCTGATACTGCCCGGTGGCAGCGCCAATAACACCTATCTGGTGGTGCCGAACGGTTCCACGGCCCATTCGATCAAGGATTTGAAGGGCAAGAAGATCGCCTTGCACCGTGGGCGGCCGTGGGAATACCCGTTCGCCCGCTTGCTGGAAGCGAACGGCATGAGCTTGCGCGACGTCAAGATCCTCAACCTCAATCCGCAGGCAGGCGCGGCGGCCGTGGCCACGGGCGGCGCGGACGCCTTCTTCACCCTCAGCGACGCCTTCCTGCTGGAAGATAAAAAAGTGGGCAAGATCATCTGGGCGAGCAAGGCACCGCCGCAGGACTGGAAGATGCGCGCCGAACTGTGGGCTGACAGCGGCTTCCTGCAACGCTGGCCGCAGCTGGCCCAGCTGGTGGTGACGGCGTATGTGCGCGAGCACCACCGGGCGGCCGGCGCGGGCGGCGAAGATGAATATGTGCGCACCGAGGCGGCCGCGGGCCAGGTGGAAAGCGTCGTGCGGCGCGAACTGGCGGGCGACCATACGCCGTGGCAGGCGCGCTGGTCGCCGTTGTTTACGGCCAGCTTGCGCCAGCATTACGTGGGAGAGGCGGCGTATGCGAAGAGCGCGGGCCTGATCGCGCGGCCCCTGCAAGTCGATAGCCTGTTCGCACCCCAGTTCGTCAACCAGGCGCTGGCGCAGCTGAAGCTGCAAACCTACTGGACGCCATGA
- a CDS encoding LLM class flavin-dependent oxidoreductase produces the protein MPARQLVLNVFLQRHGHHPAAWRHPSASASGRPDLAWWLRAAKLAEAARFDSFFIADFIGRAGDITPETGRAAIGLPFEPFTLLSAIAAVTSHIGLIATVNTNYEHPYHVARKFSSLDHLSGGRAGWNVVSSFAEHTADNFGIDAPRSHAQRYARADEFVALSKALWDSWDDDAFDRPDRAGGQFYAPAQGHALDFQGEYFASRGLLDLPRPVQGHPVLVQAGNSETGREFAARQAEMVYCSATSLPVAQAYYADVKGRMAKYGRAEDQLKVTPGLSVVVAESDQQAQDQFGELQSLVDFSNLEFGGFDLSGYPLDGPLPDLPYQAGENSKGRFLQQLELARRDNLTLRQLVLRFRVARGHLQAIGSVKTVADLMEQWFSERGADGFNVVPPLLPQGFEAFTRLVVPELQRRGLFRTEYAASTLRGHLGLARPANPHTAAGARAA, from the coding sequence ATGCCAGCACGCCAGCTTGTCCTGAACGTCTTTTTGCAACGTCACGGCCACCACCCCGCCGCCTGGCGCCATCCGTCTGCCAGCGCCAGCGGACGGCCCGACCTGGCCTGGTGGCTGCGCGCCGCCAAACTGGCCGAGGCGGCCAGGTTCGACAGTTTTTTTATCGCCGACTTCATCGGGCGCGCAGGCGACATCACGCCCGAGACGGGCCGCGCCGCCATCGGCCTGCCCTTCGAACCTTTTACCCTGCTGTCGGCGATTGCCGCCGTCACCAGCCACATCGGCCTGATCGCCACCGTCAACACCAATTACGAGCACCCGTATCACGTGGCGCGCAAATTCAGTTCGCTCGACCACCTGAGCGGCGGGCGCGCGGGCTGGAATGTCGTTTCCTCGTTCGCCGAACACACGGCGGACAATTTCGGCATCGATGCACCGCGCAGCCATGCGCAGCGCTATGCGCGCGCCGATGAATTCGTCGCCCTGTCCAAGGCCCTGTGGGATAGCTGGGATGACGACGCCTTCGACCGGCCCGACCGCGCCGGCGGCCAGTTTTACGCGCCCGCACAAGGGCATGCGCTCGACTTCCAGGGCGAGTATTTTGCCTCGCGCGGCTTGCTGGACTTGCCCCGCCCCGTGCAAGGCCACCCGGTGCTGGTCCAGGCGGGCAATTCCGAGACAGGGCGCGAATTTGCCGCGCGCCAGGCCGAGATGGTGTACTGCTCGGCCACATCGCTGCCCGTGGCGCAAGCGTATTATGCGGACGTGAAGGGGCGCATGGCGAAATACGGGCGCGCCGAAGACCAATTGAAAGTGACGCCGGGCCTGTCGGTGGTGGTGGCCGAATCGGACCAGCAGGCACAGGACCAGTTCGGCGAACTACAATCGCTGGTCGATTTCAGCAATCTGGAATTTGGCGGTTTCGACTTGTCCGGCTATCCGCTCGACGGCCCCCTGCCCGACCTGCCCTACCAGGCGGGCGAGAATAGCAAGGGCCGCTTCTTGCAGCAGCTGGAACTGGCCCGCCGCGACAATCTCACCTTGCGCCAGTTGGTGCTGCGCTTTCGCGTGGCGCGAGGCCATCTGCAAGCCATCGGCTCCGTCAAGACGGTGGCCGACCTGATGGAGCAGTGGTTCTCGGAGCGGGGCGCGGACGGTTTCAACGTCGTGCCGCCCCTGCTGCCACAAGGCTTCGAGGCATTTACCCGGCTGGTGGTGCCGGAACTGCAGCGGCGCGGCCTGTTCCGCACCGAATATGCGGCCAGCACCCTGCGCGGCCATTTGGGACTGGCACGGCCCGCCAACCCGCACACGGCGGCGGGGGCGCGGGCCGCCTGA
- a CDS encoding class II aldolase/adducin family protein: MTDVAQAQAQQVQVQELTAAELAFVEQVRRDAQTAFDGLRETGSLTANGTVGFVERTPGGDKVVVVNDPGPFRRGQPLKAAVLALDGTVIVGDANNGGARYLKLFRERPEVTSISHVHSPSLGAWAQTHRTLPIRYVPVQRFQLIREIPIYIDRRQPEVDFILGEIARNTHATAILEANGGATVWGKQGLLKLAEFILLLEEGAKIQIAAEAIGGSRDFGPGVLLQQWKMSKLIDTARALSLLPATDLV, from the coding sequence ATGACGGACGTGGCACAAGCGCAAGCACAACAAGTACAGGTGCAGGAGTTGACGGCGGCCGAACTGGCCTTCGTGGAACAGGTGCGGCGCGATGCGCAGACGGCCTTCGACGGCTTGCGCGAGACGGGCAGCCTGACGGCCAACGGCACGGTGGGCTTTGTCGAGCGCACCCCTGGCGGTGACAAGGTGGTGGTCGTCAACGACCCGGGCCCGTTCCGCCGCGGCCAGCCCCTGAAGGCGGCCGTGCTGGCGCTCGATGGCACGGTGATTGTGGGCGACGCCAACAACGGCGGCGCGCGCTATTTAAAATTGTTCCGTGAGCGTCCCGAGGTCACGTCGATCTCGCACGTGCACTCGCCGTCCCTGGGCGCGTGGGCGCAGACGCACCGCACCCTGCCGATCCGCTACGTGCCCGTGCAGCGCTTCCAGCTGATCCGCGAAATTCCCATCTATATCGACCGCCGCCAGCCAGAAGTCGATTTCATCCTCGGTGAAATCGCCCGCAACACGCACGCCACGGCCATCCTGGAAGCGAATGGCGGCGCCACCGTGTGGGGCAAGCAGGGCTTGCTGAAGCTGGCCGAGTTCATCCTGCTGCTGGAAGAGGGCGCCAAGATCCAGATCGCGGCCGAAGCCATTGGCGGCTCGCGCGACTTCGGTCCCGGCGTGTTGCTGCAGCAATGGAAGATGAGCAAGCTGATCGACACCGCGCGCGCTTTGTCTCTGCTGCCTGCCACCGATCTGGTGTAA
- a CDS encoding LLM class flavin-dependent oxidoreductase has translation MTIEFIWQLPTSGDGRYAAPGITRRGERNAGAPSPLQAGVSDPRGARPPFNYFDYLHQIARAADLSGFNGIRIRHDTQGDESWIVAGYLARSTRHLKLIAEFDAAWGSAVYAAKNAVSFQRFTGGRFAWQIGQGGDAAARRRQGDAAPDADILPRIEEFITVARGVQSTAPFSFKGKFFEVQDGGFKGPLANHPVNSIYLTGDTPEALALSARQADVHVFDAAPTTDLQPSIDSLQAQARHLGRTVVAGLRIDVLARETFDEALRDARRYRSGAGLPDDAPFEDDAAAFWPGFAQAQTGAHGALVGSYEQVSAALHAYAQAGVSSFVLAAIPHFEEAYRIGEHVLPRVRAALSAQMQAA, from the coding sequence ATGACCATCGAATTCATCTGGCAATTGCCCACCAGCGGCGACGGCCGCTACGCGGCGCCCGGCATCACGCGCAGGGGCGAGCGAAACGCTGGCGCCCCCAGCCCGTTGCAGGCGGGCGTGAGCGACCCGCGCGGCGCGCGTCCGCCGTTCAATTACTTCGATTACCTGCACCAGATCGCCCGCGCCGCCGACCTGTCGGGCTTCAACGGCATCCGGATACGCCACGATACGCAGGGCGATGAAAGCTGGATCGTCGCCGGCTACCTGGCGCGCAGCACGCGCCATCTGAAACTGATCGCCGAATTCGACGCGGCCTGGGGTTCTGCCGTGTACGCGGCAAAGAACGCCGTCAGCTTCCAGCGCTTCACGGGCGGGCGCTTCGCCTGGCAAATCGGACAGGGCGGCGATGCGGCCGCGCGCCGGCGCCAGGGCGATGCGGCTCCGGACGCCGATATTCTGCCGCGCATCGAAGAATTCATCACGGTGGCGCGCGGCGTGCAAAGCACTGCGCCGTTCAGCTTCAAGGGCAAGTTCTTCGAAGTGCAGGACGGCGGCTTCAAGGGGCCGCTGGCGAACCATCCTGTGAACAGCATCTATTTGACGGGTGATACCCCCGAGGCGCTGGCCCTGTCGGCGCGCCAGGCCGACGTGCACGTGTTTGACGCGGCGCCCACGACGGACTTGCAGCCTTCCATCGACAGCCTGCAAGCACAGGCGCGCCACTTGGGCCGCACCGTGGTGGCGGGCTTGCGCATCGACGTGCTGGCCCGTGAAACCTTCGACGAAGCCTTGCGCGACGCGCGCCGCTACCGCAGCGGGGCGGGGCTACCTGACGATGCTCCGTTCGAGGACGATGCTGCCGCGTTCTGGCCCGGCTTTGCGCAAGCGCAAACGGGCGCACACGGCGCCCTGGTCGGCAGCTATGAACAGGTCAGCGCGGCGTTGCATGCCTACGCGCAGGCCGGTGTGTCGAGCTTCGTGCTGGCCGCCATCCCTCATTTCGAGGAAGCCTATCGCATCGGCGAACACGTGCTGCCACGCGTGCGGGCAGCGTTGAGCGCGCAGATGCAAGCGGCTTGA
- a CDS encoding TonB-dependent receptor — MRRLTSPAAFSSFPFHLTPLRRALRSAFAIGGLMLVHGLLHAETPGADVIAAADANGAGEGASLQSVTVTAQKREESAQKVPSAITVLGGKELLDTGIGRSAGEILNYVPNASAGTQQHGRPRWWIRGVGAGQQQIDFPNPVGFYLDDVYISNSSATGFPLFDLDRVEVLRGPQGTLWGKNTTGGAINVISRKPSFKSSGYAKLDYGSYDTTVAEGAIGGALVDEVLAGRLSFHTEQQDKGRFHNQFTGERDGKLKDSAIRGQLKALIGRDLTANLNLHYRDYTTKGATTTVASYAANGVYRNGYVPSTNPDDVSTNAPADSDVKQGGAQLNLEYALGELTLTSITGYENFRNEATGDSDNTPLEVGRSRSKASSRQVSQELRLTSPQNGAVSWVAGLFYFNEKIDSDSAGARLPNGSVPALAGSTQPVGYNRTIYQHKARSAAIFGSTTVNFSEQLLSTFGLRWTTETKDLDLQRVQAASNSVTFGDAANWWNTVRGGNYTAASVANNNFTSNPSTTWNALTYDVTPEYRFSSTLRGYLKYAHGIKSGGYNTSATDVRALNTVKPETLNSFEAGIKSEWLDGRLNFNANVFHYDYKNVQVNITGVYNGDPTQSVNYLQNVRKAHVNGAEFEIEAQPTDNLHINANLGLLRTEFDDFAIQNNGGDRSGNEFVRSPHVTALLAADYRYPLGNGAQLVFSGDVRYTSKQYYYVDPQNAARDLLNQGGFALANARLSYVLPGGKQRISAYANNLTDKVYRNHTLTSFVPGAVNGDTVIIGQGRTVGASYTVQF; from the coding sequence ATGCGCCGTTTGACTTCCCCCGCCGCCTTTTCTTCCTTTCCCTTTCATCTGACCCCGCTGCGCCGCGCGCTGCGTTCGGCCTTCGCCATCGGCGGCTTGATGCTCGTCCATGGCCTGCTCCACGCGGAAACGCCTGGCGCCGATGTCATTGCCGCTGCCGACGCCAACGGCGCCGGCGAGGGCGCCTCCTTGCAATCGGTGACGGTGACGGCGCAAAAGCGTGAGGAATCGGCACAGAAGGTGCCGAGCGCGATCACGGTCCTCGGCGGCAAGGAGCTGCTCGACACGGGCATCGGCCGCTCGGCCGGCGAAATCCTCAATTACGTGCCGAACGCCTCGGCCGGCACGCAGCAGCATGGCCGTCCGCGCTGGTGGATACGCGGCGTGGGCGCGGGCCAGCAGCAGATCGATTTTCCGAACCCCGTCGGCTTTTACCTCGACGATGTCTACATCAGCAATTCCAGCGCCACGGGCTTTCCCCTGTTCGACCTGGACCGGGTGGAAGTGCTGCGCGGCCCGCAAGGCACTTTGTGGGGCAAGAACACGACGGGCGGCGCCATCAATGTGATTTCGCGCAAGCCCTCGTTCAAGTCCAGCGGCTACGCCAAGCTCGATTACGGCAGCTACGACACCACCGTGGCCGAAGGGGCTATCGGCGGCGCCCTGGTCGACGAGGTGCTGGCGGGGCGCTTGTCTTTCCACACGGAGCAGCAGGACAAGGGCCGCTTCCACAATCAGTTTACGGGCGAGCGCGATGGAAAACTCAAGGATAGCGCCATCCGCGGCCAGCTCAAGGCCCTGATCGGGCGCGACCTGACGGCGAACCTGAACCTGCATTATCGCGATTACACGACCAAGGGCGCCACCACCACCGTGGCCAGCTATGCTGCGAATGGCGTGTACCGCAACGGCTACGTCCCCAGCACCAATCCCGACGATGTCAGCACGAATGCGCCGGCCGACAGCGACGTGAAACAGGGCGGCGCCCAGCTGAACCTCGAATATGCGCTGGGCGAGCTGACCCTGACGTCGATCACCGGCTATGAAAACTTCCGCAACGAAGCGACGGGCGACAGCGACAACACGCCGCTGGAAGTGGGTCGCAGCCGCTCGAAGGCCAGCAGTCGGCAAGTGTCGCAGGAGCTGCGCTTGACGTCGCCGCAAAACGGCGCCGTGAGCTGGGTGGCGGGCCTGTTCTACTTCAATGAAAAGATCGATTCCGATTCGGCCGGTGCGCGCCTGCCCAACGGCAGCGTGCCGGCGCTGGCGGGCAGCACGCAGCCCGTCGGTTACAACCGCACCATCTACCAGCACAAGGCGCGCAGCGCGGCCATCTTCGGCAGCACGACCGTCAACTTCAGCGAGCAGTTGCTGTCCACCTTCGGCTTGCGCTGGACCACGGAAACCAAGGACCTCGATTTGCAGCGCGTGCAGGCCGCATCGAATTCGGTGACGTTTGGTGACGCGGCCAACTGGTGGAACACGGTCCGGGGCGGCAATTACACGGCCGCCTCGGTCGCCAACAACAATTTCACCTCGAATCCGTCCACCACGTGGAATGCACTGACCTATGACGTCACGCCCGAATACCGCTTCAGCAGCACCCTGCGCGGCTATCTGAAATACGCACACGGCATCAAGTCCGGCGGCTACAACACGAGTGCCACGGACGTGCGGGCCCTGAACACGGTCAAGCCGGAAACCCTGAACTCGTTCGAGGCGGGCATCAAGTCCGAATGGCTGGACGGGCGCCTCAATTTCAACGCCAACGTTTTTCACTATGACTACAAGAACGTGCAGGTGAATATCACGGGCGTGTACAACGGTGACCCCACGCAAAGCGTCAATTACCTGCAGAACGTGCGCAAGGCCCACGTGAATGGCGCGGAATTCGAGATCGAGGCGCAGCCGACGGACAACCTGCACATCAATGCCAATCTGGGCCTGCTGCGCACGGAATTCGACGATTTCGCCATCCAGAACAATGGCGGCGACCGCTCCGGCAATGAATTCGTGCGCTCGCCCCACGTGACGGCCTTGCTGGCGGCCGACTACCGCTACCCGCTGGGCAATGGCGCGCAGCTGGTCTTCAGCGGCGATGTGCGCTACACGTCGAAGCAGTACTACTATGTCGACCCGCAAAATGCCGCGCGCGACTTGCTGAACCAGGGCGGCTTCGCGCTGGCCAATGCGCGCCTGTCGTATGTACTCCCGGGCGGCAAGCAGCGGATCTCAGCGTATGCGAACAACCTGACCGACAAGGTCTATCGCAACCACACGCTCACCAGCTTCGTGCCCGGTGCCGTCAACGGCGACACGGTGATCATCGGCCAGGGCCGCACGGTGGGCGCGTCGTACACGGTGCAGTTCTGA
- a CDS encoding ABC transporter substrate-binding protein translates to MTTATAPAVDTVWFTRCPVPTATGLAYKLGWLDEEFARDGIALKTLQDVGGELARHHYDHGLSTLVREGGNLLALPARAQGAPTRLIGLTWIDEWQAILVRPGSGITTPAQLQGKRLALPVFRAEDLRENRRGRSIARGMSLAGYKGVLASAGLTLDDVRLVEVGGEAPTQANLGAGLWQGIAPLLRGEVDAVYVKGAAAAEAARAAGLEVGIDIDALPDRRFRVNNGTPRPITVHETMLEQHFELVVRFLTQTLRAAHWARSHQADVLAILQGETRAGADAVAEAYRDGFHLTLAPDLSDEKVALFRQQKDFQLQHGFLDRDVDIDAWIDRRPLEEAQRRLDALLRQAA, encoded by the coding sequence ATGACTACCGCAACCGCCCCCGCCGTCGATACCGTCTGGTTCACGCGCTGCCCCGTGCCCACGGCCACGGGCCTCGCGTATAAACTGGGCTGGCTGGACGAGGAATTCGCCCGCGACGGCATCGCCCTGAAAACCCTGCAGGATGTGGGTGGCGAACTGGCGCGCCACCACTACGACCATGGCCTGTCCACGCTCGTGCGCGAAGGGGGCAACCTGCTGGCCCTGCCCGCGCGCGCGCAAGGGGCGCCCACGCGCCTGATCGGCCTGACCTGGATCGACGAGTGGCAAGCCATCCTCGTGCGCCCCGGTTCCGGCATCACGACGCCCGCGCAGCTGCAGGGCAAGCGGCTGGCGCTACCCGTGTTCCGCGCCGAAGACTTGCGCGAGAACCGGCGCGGGCGCAGCATCGCGCGCGGCATGAGCCTGGCCGGCTACAAGGGCGTGCTGGCGTCGGCCGGCTTGACGCTGGACGATGTGCGGCTGGTGGAAGTGGGTGGCGAGGCGCCAACGCAGGCCAATCTGGGCGCGGGCCTGTGGCAAGGCATCGCGCCGCTCTTGCGCGGCGAAGTCGATGCCGTCTACGTGAAAGGCGCGGCGGCGGCCGAAGCGGCCCGCGCGGCCGGGCTGGAAGTGGGCATAGACATCGACGCCCTGCCCGACCGGCGCTTCCGCGTGAACAACGGCACGCCGCGCCCGATCACCGTGCATGAAACGATGCTGGAACAGCATTTCGAGCTGGTCGTGCGCTTTTTGACGCAAACGCTGCGCGCCGCCCACTGGGCGCGCAGCCACCAGGCCGACGTGCTGGCCATCCTGCAGGGCGAAACGCGGGCCGGCGCCGACGCCGTGGCCGAAGCCTACCGCGACGGTTTTCATTTGACCCTGGCGCCCGACCTGTCCGACGAGAAGGTAGCCCTGTTCCGCCAGCAGAAGGATTTTCAATTGCAGCACGGTTTTCTCGACCGCGACGTGGATATCGACGCCTGGATCGACCGCCGGCCGTTGGAGGAAGCGCAGCGGCGCCTCGACGCGCTGCTGCGGCAAGCCGCATAA
- a CDS encoding sigma-54 interaction domain-containing protein, with product MELLAHNFSSDFARSAHLARGAGDDGDSEALVAFRDPQQMSLLVRATAFVFADPRSRQLHELIERIAPSEATVLITGETGTGKELIARHVHGLSGRAEQTFVAINCGAFSETLVESELFGYEKGAFTGAQQGKPGWFETASGGTLFLDEIGDLPLAMQVKLLRVLQEREVVRLGARRAIPIDVRLIAATNVDLAEAVRAGRFREDLYYRLQVIGLPLRPLRERPGDIMPLTRHFMAIYAQRLHLGEVELGPDAQQALLAYPWPGNIRELENVIHRALLVCRSGVVRAEDLSLSGWHRPMASVPAAAPVPVPDTWAGAADIAYAAHGAAGQDDLLAAERFARAWQALLDSGEAVEFEAMQQELVRAAWERNERNQVRTAKHLNLSRNILRTFLKKAGAID from the coding sequence ATGGAACTCTTAGCCCACAATTTCAGCAGCGATTTCGCGCGCAGCGCCCACCTTGCCCGCGGCGCCGGCGATGACGGCGATAGCGAGGCGCTGGTCGCCTTCCGCGACCCGCAGCAAATGAGCTTGCTGGTGCGCGCCACGGCCTTTGTCTTTGCCGACCCCCGTTCGCGCCAGTTGCACGAACTGATCGAACGCATCGCTCCCAGCGAGGCGACGGTGCTGATCACGGGCGAAACAGGGACGGGCAAGGAACTCATTGCGCGCCATGTGCACGGCTTGAGCGGACGCGCCGAGCAGACCTTTGTGGCGATTAACTGCGGCGCCTTTTCCGAAACCCTGGTCGAGAGCGAACTGTTTGGCTACGAAAAAGGCGCGTTTACGGGCGCCCAGCAGGGTAAACCTGGCTGGTTCGAAACGGCCAGTGGCGGCACCCTGTTCCTCGACGAAATCGGCGACTTGCCGCTGGCGATGCAGGTCAAGCTGCTGCGCGTGCTGCAGGAGCGCGAAGTGGTGCGCCTGGGCGCGCGGCGCGCCATCCCCATCGACGTGCGCCTGATCGCCGCCACCAATGTGGACCTGGCCGAAGCCGTGCGGGCCGGGCGCTTCCGCGAAGACCTGTATTACCGGCTGCAGGTGATCGGCTTGCCGCTGCGCCCCTTGCGCGAGCGCCCGGGCGACATCATGCCGCTGACGCGCCACTTCATGGCCATTTATGCGCAGCGCTTGCACCTGGGCGAGGTGGAACTGGGCCCTGACGCGCAGCAAGCCTTGCTGGCGTATCCGTGGCCGGGCAATATCCGCGAACTGGAAAACGTCATCCACCGCGCGCTGCTGGTCTGCCGCAGCGGCGTGGTGCGCGCCGAAGACCTGAGTTTGTCGGGCTGGCACAGGCCGATGGCTTCCGTACCCGCAGCGGCCCCGGTGCCTGTGCCGGACACCTGGGCCGGCGCTGCCGATATCGCCTACGCGGCCCACGGCGCGGCCGGGCAGGATGACTTGCTGGCGGCCGAACGTTTCGCCCGTGCCTGGCAAGCCTTGCTCGACTCGGGCGAGGCCGTGGAATTCGAAGCCATGCAGCAGGAACTGGTGCGCGCCGCGTGGGAGCGCAATGAGCGCAACCAGGTGCGCACGGCCAAGCACCTGAATCTCAGCCGTAACATCCTGCGCACTTTTTTGAAAAAGGCGGGCGCCATCGACTAG
- a CDS encoding 6,7-dimethyl-8-ribityllumazine synthase, whose protein sequence is MSQPSHAIPAKRIAFIQAGWHRDIVAQCRLSFIAEMATLGFAESDIDVIDVAGAFEIPLHAQVLARSGQYAAIAASALVVDGGIYRHDFVADAVISGMMQVQLATGVPVLSAVLTPHHFHAGHEHQEFYFQHFKVKGVELATACAATIHSLQRLAQPAAAPHEALAA, encoded by the coding sequence ATGTCACAACCGTCACACGCAATACCAGCCAAACGCATCGCCTTCATCCAGGCGGGCTGGCACCGCGACATCGTCGCGCAATGCCGATTGTCCTTCATCGCCGAAATGGCGACCCTTGGTTTCGCCGAGAGCGATATTGACGTCATCGACGTCGCCGGCGCCTTTGAAATCCCCCTGCATGCGCAAGTGCTGGCCAGGAGCGGCCAGTACGCGGCGATTGCCGCTTCCGCCCTGGTGGTGGACGGCGGCATCTACCGGCATGATTTTGTGGCCGATGCCGTCATTTCCGGCATGATGCAGGTGCAACTGGCGACAGGCGTGCCCGTGCTGTCGGCCGTGCTGACCCCGCACCACTTCCATGCGGGCCACGAGCACCAGGAATTCTACTTCCAGCACTTCAAGGTCAAGGGCGTCGAACTGGCCACGGCTTGCGCGGCCACCATCCACTCGCTGCAGCGGCTGGCGCAACCGGCCGCCGCCCCGCATGAGGCCTTGGCCGCCTAG